The following proteins are co-located in the Acidimicrobiales bacterium genome:
- a CDS encoding Fic family protein yields the protein MDSDRFSDTQFGVARRTRGQHGYVAYFPRPIPRVVSISPDNLMRLADAEAALGRLAGAGRLLPNPQLIVGPYLRREAVASTRIEGTQASLAEVFDAEASDLPLGPDVEEVINYVQAMETGLQRLQWLPVSTRLIREMHAVILAGVRGRERQPGELRATQNWIGAPGATINTATFVPPPPVELGALLDDLEAFVHEEPRMPPLVQAALLHYQFETIHPFLDGNGRLGRLLVVFFLVVRGRLPQPLLYLSPFFETRRDQYYRALQGVRERGDVDGWLALFLSGVCEQATDAVVRAERLTDLRERYRTEVQASTRGAANQLVDLAFEQPVLNSRAVERRLHISRPAALKALRQLAALGILGEVQGGPRGQIRWRGHEILSVLTAEG from the coding sequence ATGGACAGCGACCGGTTCAGCGACACGCAATTCGGCGTCGCCCGCCGGACGCGCGGCCAACACGGCTACGTCGCCTACTTCCCCCGCCCAATCCCACGGGTGGTCTCGATCTCGCCAGACAACCTGATGCGGCTGGCTGACGCCGAAGCAGCCCTCGGCCGACTCGCGGGTGCCGGGCGGCTCCTCCCCAATCCTCAGTTGATCGTCGGGCCCTATCTGCGACGCGAGGCCGTCGCGTCAACGCGGATTGAGGGGACGCAAGCATCGCTCGCCGAGGTCTTCGACGCCGAGGCCAGTGACCTGCCGCTTGGACCTGACGTCGAGGAAGTCATCAACTACGTGCAGGCGATGGAGACCGGACTCCAACGGCTCCAGTGGCTCCCGGTGAGCACGCGCCTGATCCGTGAAATGCACGCGGTGATCCTCGCTGGCGTACGGGGGCGCGAACGACAGCCAGGCGAATTGCGCGCCACCCAGAACTGGATTGGCGCCCCAGGCGCCACGATCAACACCGCGACCTTCGTCCCCCCACCGCCCGTCGAGCTCGGAGCGCTGTTGGACGACCTCGAGGCCTTCGTGCATGAGGAGCCGCGCATGCCCCCGCTCGTGCAGGCCGCCCTTCTGCACTACCAGTTCGAGACCATTCACCCGTTCCTCGATGGCAACGGACGGCTCGGACGTCTGCTCGTCGTCTTCTTCCTCGTCGTGCGCGGACGCCTCCCCCAACCACTCTTGTATCTCTCGCCGTTCTTCGAAACGCGACGCGACCAGTACTACAGGGCCTTGCAGGGGGTCCGCGAACGAGGCGACGTGGATGGCTGGCTGGCCTTGTTCCTCAGCGGCGTCTGCGAGCAGGCCACCGACGCTGTCGTGCGAGCGGAGCGCCTGACAGACCTCCGTGAGCGATATCGGACCGAAGTGCAGGCCTCCACCCGCGGCGCTGCCAACCAGCTCGTCGACCTCGCCTTCGAGCAACCTGTCCTCAATTCCCGAGCGGTGGAACGACGGCTACACATAAGCCGCCCAGCCGCGCTCAAGGCGCTCCGCCAGCTCGCCGCGCTTGGGATTCTCGGCGAGGTCCAGGGCGGACCCCGCGGTCAGATCCGCTGGCGTGGCCACGAGATCCTCAGCGTGTTGACCGCCGAAGGCTGA
- a CDS encoding aminoglycoside phosphotransferase family protein translates to MTDNDAQRSPRLMRSTEVSRATGAAAAVASALDLPVDEAVVVHNSNLLALRLLPCDVFARVGRVGSRAVLPFEVDLAQQLARVGAPVAALDPRVEPWVYERDGFAMTLWTYYESVRPSDEVPRDYASALHGLHLGLAQVDVAARHVTDRVASAIETVMHSHRTGPGVDDDREFLASTLRDLGDRVAGSGSPEQLVHGEPHPGNVLATADGMRFIDLETCCRGPVEFDVAHTPEPVSAHYPDVNENLLAQCRGLVLAVAAAWRWDPSDELPNGQRAERALVGALRSGPPWPALNTVMRRAGIP, encoded by the coding sequence GTGACCGACAACGATGCGCAACGGTCGCCGCGCCTGATGCGGTCGACGGAGGTTTCGCGTGCGACGGGCGCGGCTGCGGCGGTCGCTTCGGCGCTCGACCTGCCGGTTGACGAAGCGGTCGTGGTGCACAACTCGAACCTGCTCGCGCTGCGGCTGCTCCCGTGCGACGTGTTCGCGCGCGTTGGACGCGTCGGATCTCGCGCGGTCTTGCCGTTCGAGGTCGATCTGGCACAACAGCTCGCGCGCGTGGGCGCACCGGTCGCGGCTCTGGACCCTCGGGTTGAGCCTTGGGTGTACGAGCGTGACGGGTTCGCGATGACGCTGTGGACCTACTACGAGTCAGTCCGGCCGAGCGACGAGGTGCCGCGTGACTACGCGTCGGCCCTCCACGGGTTGCACCTCGGCTTGGCGCAGGTGGACGTGGCGGCGCGGCACGTCACCGACCGGGTCGCATCGGCGATCGAGACCGTGATGCACAGCCACCGCACGGGACCCGGCGTCGACGACGACCGGGAGTTCCTGGCTTCCACGTTGCGCGATCTCGGCGATCGGGTCGCAGGCAGCGGGTCGCCGGAGCAGCTGGTGCACGGTGAGCCGCATCCCGGCAACGTGCTGGCCACGGCCGACGGCATGCGGTTCATCGATCTCGAAACGTGTTGCCGAGGCCCGGTCGAGTTCGACGTGGCCCACACACCCGAGCCGGTCAGTGCGCACTATCCAGACGTCAACGAGAACCTGCTCGCCCAGTGTCGAGGCTTGGTGCTCGCAGTTGCAGCAGCGTGGCGCTGGGACCCCTCTGACGAGCTCCCGAATGGCCAGCGAGCCGAACGCGCACTCGTGGGCGCGCTGCGCAGCGGCCCACCCTGGCCGGCGCTCAACACCGTGATGCGCCGAGCAGGGATCCCGTAG
- the purD gene encoding phosphoribosylamine--glycine ligase: protein MLGGGGREHALAWAADRFGHEPVVVPGNAGIPWATDAEPDDADLYVLGTDDSVCSGQGDRLRAAGHLVFGPNRDGGQLEGSKQWMKELLAEAGIPTARHATVTTSDAAERFLRTLPGGYVVKTDYLALGKGVLVTDDFDEALADARAKLEHGAVVIEERLDGIEFSVHAVCDGERAVLLPPAMDHKRVFDGNVGPNTGGMGAVAPVPRLNEAATREAFESCVEPTLQALRARGIDYRGVLYGGPLMLTNAGVKVVEWNARWGDPEAQVLLPLFASDPFELMSEAAAGAITAEPRFSGRAAVTIALASEGYPEAPRLGDRVEGIDAASALPEVLVFSAGLGPDGTTNGGRVLNATALGDDVAAARTRAYEAVGLIDWPGMHHRTDIGLTAMA, encoded by the coding sequence GTGCTCGGGGGTGGTGGCCGGGAGCACGCGTTGGCATGGGCGGCCGACCGGTTCGGGCATGAACCTGTGGTGGTGCCTGGCAACGCCGGCATTCCGTGGGCCACTGACGCGGAGCCCGACGACGCCGACCTGTACGTGCTCGGCACCGACGATTCGGTGTGCTCTGGCCAGGGCGATCGCCTGCGGGCGGCGGGGCATCTGGTCTTCGGCCCGAACCGCGACGGTGGCCAGCTCGAAGGTTCGAAGCAATGGATGAAGGAGTTGCTCGCCGAAGCGGGGATCCCGACTGCTCGTCACGCCACGGTGACGACATCGGATGCGGCGGAGCGCTTCTTGCGCACGCTGCCGGGTGGCTATGTGGTCAAGACCGACTACCTGGCGCTCGGCAAGGGCGTGCTGGTCACTGACGACTTCGACGAGGCGCTCGCCGATGCCCGCGCCAAGCTGGAGCACGGAGCGGTGGTGATCGAGGAACGGCTTGACGGCATCGAGTTCTCGGTTCACGCGGTGTGCGACGGTGAACGGGCGGTGCTGTTGCCGCCCGCGATGGACCACAAGCGCGTCTTCGACGGGAACGTCGGGCCGAACACCGGCGGGATGGGGGCGGTTGCTCCGGTGCCACGGCTCAACGAAGCCGCCACTCGTGAGGCGTTCGAGTCGTGCGTCGAGCCGACCCTTCAGGCGTTGCGCGCCCGGGGCATCGACTACCGAGGGGTGCTGTACGGAGGGCCGCTCATGTTGACCAACGCAGGGGTGAAGGTGGTTGAGTGGAACGCCCGCTGGGGCGACCCCGAGGCGCAGGTGTTGCTGCCGCTGTTCGCGTCGGACCCGTTCGAGTTGATGTCCGAAGCGGCAGCAGGCGCGATCACCGCCGAACCCCGGTTCTCGGGCCGTGCCGCCGTGACGATCGCTTTGGCGAGCGAGGGCTACCCGGAGGCACCCCGGCTCGGCGACCGCGTCGAAGGCATTGATGCGGCGAGCGCCTTGCCGGAGGTGCTGGTCTTCTCCGCAGGCCTCGGCCCCGACGGCACCACCAACGGCGGGCGCGTCCTCAACGCGACCGCGCTGGGCGACGACGTCGCAGCCGCCCGCACCCGTGCCTACGAAGCCGTCGGACTGATCGACTGGCCCGGGATGCACCACCGCACCGACATCGGACTCACCGCGATGGCTTGA
- a CDS encoding aminoglycoside phosphotransferase family protein, translated as MDFVHLASGRTVVLRRVPVEGEVPNHDPAAEIRNEASALRLLQGHSWVPTLLAADPDGERCGVAASLQTLLPGRVWVEPSEAWLDSLESAIRAVADLAVAPTDLASFKPWLSQDLRPPSWASNPAPWKALQERLRGWEPAGDRLIHRDLHSGNILRDGAEFSGVVDWVHGCRGPLEADFSRCCVEVHVIAGAPFANALRERCVDLFPDYDHRWDLLVAAELAPWASTLLGFNASGARLDLPDVHQRLQEVVEQALVRLDA; from the coding sequence ATCGACTTCGTTCACCTCGCCAGTGGTCGCACCGTCGTGCTGCGACGCGTGCCAGTCGAGGGGGAGGTGCCAAACCATGACCCGGCAGCGGAGATCCGCAACGAGGCGTCGGCGCTTCGCCTCTTGCAGGGACACAGCTGGGTGCCCACCTTGCTGGCAGCCGATCCTGATGGCGAGCGTTGTGGCGTGGCGGCGTCGCTCCAGACACTGCTCCCCGGTCGCGTCTGGGTGGAGCCGAGTGAGGCTTGGCTCGACAGCCTCGAGAGTGCGATTCGAGCAGTCGCCGACCTCGCTGTCGCGCCGACGGATCTCGCTTCGTTCAAGCCTTGGTTATCGCAGGACCTTCGTCCCCCTTCGTGGGCATCTAACCCAGCTCCCTGGAAAGCGCTGCAAGAACGCCTTCGAGGCTGGGAACCCGCAGGTGATCGTCTGATCCACCGCGACCTGCACTCGGGCAACATCTTGCGCGACGGTGCCGAGTTCAGTGGCGTCGTCGACTGGGTGCACGGCTGTCGAGGACCTCTTGAAGCCGACTTCTCGCGTTGCTGCGTCGAGGTGCACGTCATCGCGGGCGCGCCGTTCGCGAACGCGCTGCGGGAGCGTTGCGTCGATCTGTTTCCCGACTACGACCATCGATGGGATCTGCTCGTCGCGGCCGAGCTCGCCCCGTGGGCGTCGACGCTGCTCGGATTCAACGCGAGCGGCGCCCGGCTCGATCTCCCCGACGTCCACCAACGCCTGCAGGAAGTTGTCGAGCAGGCCCTCGTACGGCTCGACGCTTGA
- a CDS encoding YHYH protein produces MRRAGWRTGMAVLVGCCLGVAAGCGTGSSSGTATTSASITSAASTGASGAATGPLVLDAAKDHGDKYANGILPVGDGHYQANQAKVGYVDACTQYVHNLSGDRGGAQARGPWFVNDDKDYDLNAKIHVQGHVMWTADFSMKTSGGTRTIVTNDLPKHPTGTFPIASIDPAYAYDHNPNSISGHTFTFSLPASPTYGDPQCMSGEAGVMLTGVLLFDGFDAGGRDAGAWEVQDSCDGHPQMEGVYHYHSLSTCITDVGVGDVIGFALDGFPITGPQVRKGDVLTTDDLDECHGITSDVQLDGKTVRTYHYVMTADFPYSVSCFRGAPITPPDRASGQGGGAGAP; encoded by the coding sequence ATGCGACGGGCGGGTTGGCGCACGGGCATGGCAGTGCTGGTCGGGTGCTGCCTGGGGGTGGCCGCGGGGTGTGGCACGGGATCGTCGTCGGGCACCGCGACGACGTCGGCGTCGATCACGTCGGCGGCATCGACGGGCGCGTCGGGGGCAGCCACCGGTCCGCTCGTGCTCGACGCCGCCAAGGACCACGGCGACAAGTACGCGAACGGCATCTTGCCGGTCGGCGACGGCCACTATCAGGCGAACCAGGCCAAGGTCGGCTACGTCGACGCCTGCACCCAGTACGTCCACAACCTGTCGGGCGACCGCGGTGGCGCGCAGGCGCGTGGCCCCTGGTTCGTGAACGACGACAAGGACTACGACCTCAACGCCAAGATCCACGTGCAGGGCCATGTCATGTGGACGGCCGACTTCTCCATGAAGACCTCCGGCGGCACCCGGACCATCGTCACCAACGACCTGCCCAAGCACCCGACCGGCACGTTCCCGATCGCCTCGATCGATCCCGCATACGCGTACGACCACAACCCCAACTCGATCTCCGGTCACACGTTCACGTTCTCGCTGCCCGCATCACCCACGTACGGCGACCCGCAGTGCATGAGCGGGGAAGCGGGCGTGATGCTGACCGGGGTCCTGCTGTTCGACGGGTTCGACGCCGGTGGGCGCGACGCCGGGGCCTGGGAGGTGCAGGACTCCTGCGACGGGCACCCGCAGATGGAAGGCGTGTACCACTACCACTCGCTGTCGACGTGCATCACCGACGTCGGCGTCGGCGACGTGATCGGCTTCGCGCTCGACGGCTTCCCGATCACCGGCCCCCAGGTGCGCAAAGGCGACGTGCTCACGACCGACGACCTCGACGAGTGCCACGGCATCACCAGCGACGTGCAGCTCGACGGCAAGACCGTGCGCACGTACCACTACGTGATGACCGCCGACTTCCCCTACTCCGTGTCGTGCTTCCGTGGCGCGCCGATCACGCCGCCCGATCGTGCCAGCGGCCAAGGTGGTGGCGCGGGCGCGCCGTGA
- a CDS encoding AAA family ATPase, with translation MSRSGSELDRLTARERAVVEAAASGLSSRDIAAELYVSPRTVESHLGSVYRKLGVKSRAELLAFLARSGATAGHAPAGEARLALPGGLHEPGSFVGRDGELARLAHVIAEAGDHGPVTAIVGGEAGIGKSALIARAAHRAWTDGATVLAGRCSPDFGSPLQPVADALRPLIAQVGFDAGDIGPIAGSLAAIVPDLAHCLPEPLVAGEPSAGRRLLVDAVFATLAHAARGGPAILVIEDLHWADHTTLALLRELITASRPQNLVVMASFRDTELTRRHPLPGLLADLWREPRASRLELAGLPLADAVSLAEHVRGAARDPEEIGQLHGRTRGNPFFLLQMLSQPAGARPSLPPAVTDVVLARVGGVDEHALEVLTAAAVLGDRFDTSTLAVALQELHAPRAVVDGLGVTLERATQAQLLDESSTVLGRYRFSHDLVWETLVGELGVNRRAQQHLAAAAAIVAVRGDGDDQVQALAAHLDAAGDLAPVGRAAELALRAAQAAAHRHAPDDALGHVERGLARLPATTEHDEVRFGLLLVQADAHATRMDLTAHRSAVLDAVAVARRLPRRSALAEALARNTVLPPMGIIDRELLDAKYEAIEALAPGPDPRRVDLLVSASYQRAIGGDGWAAAHDAHLAVDEARALGESKPLAAALYGVAAAALGQPDLAAQAAVVDELTAHGLDRTDLPFEYDPRRFRALVRLATGDRPGFEADADGLGRFGESLDSTFLRSLAAEWRTLTALLDARLDDAEALATEVLAVAGDDPNFLLGFLVHLAAIRAEQDRAAEVLPMVHDALGDHPDLAVLRVLGGWLYAAAGDHDAALGLAGDVLDHDLAAVPGDWLRPATLAWLTPIALAAGPAAAADLARHLEPYRGQLLIVGAGTIVVGAADRFRGSLLGATGAVDAAVAALTAAAALSERVQAPALTAHTQLDHAELVLGGDDPSAGHQATEMIDHADATGRRHRLAWVRQRARELRQQL, from the coding sequence GTGTCGCGCTCGGGGTCGGAGCTGGACCGTCTGACGGCACGAGAGCGCGCCGTGGTCGAAGCGGCCGCGTCGGGCCTGTCGTCGCGAGACATCGCGGCGGAGCTGTATGTCAGCCCCCGAACGGTCGAGAGCCACCTCGGCTCGGTGTACCGCAAGCTCGGGGTCAAGAGCCGTGCGGAGCTGCTCGCCTTCTTGGCCAGGTCGGGAGCGACGGCGGGGCACGCGCCGGCCGGCGAGGCGCGGCTGGCGCTGCCCGGAGGTCTGCACGAACCGGGCTCGTTCGTCGGGCGCGATGGCGAGCTGGCGAGGTTGGCACACGTGATCGCCGAGGCCGGCGACCACGGCCCCGTCACGGCGATCGTCGGCGGCGAAGCAGGCATCGGCAAGTCGGCGCTGATCGCCCGGGCGGCGCACCGGGCGTGGACCGACGGCGCGACCGTGCTCGCCGGACGATGCAGCCCGGACTTCGGCTCCCCGCTCCAGCCCGTGGCCGACGCCTTGCGGCCGCTGATCGCGCAGGTCGGGTTCGATGCCGGTGACATAGGACCGATCGCCGGCTCGCTGGCGGCCATCGTTCCGGATCTGGCCCACTGCCTGCCCGAACCGCTCGTGGCCGGGGAGCCGTCCGCAGGTCGACGCCTCCTGGTCGACGCCGTGTTCGCGACCTTGGCCCACGCCGCGCGCGGGGGCCCTGCCATCCTCGTCATCGAGGACCTGCACTGGGCCGACCACACGACCCTTGCCCTCCTCCGGGAGCTGATCACGGCTTCGCGGCCGCAGAACCTGGTGGTGATGGCCAGCTTCCGCGACACCGAGCTGACCCGGCGCCACCCTCTCCCCGGCCTGCTGGCCGACCTCTGGCGCGAGCCGCGCGCTTCACGCCTGGAGCTCGCCGGCTTGCCGTTGGCCGACGCGGTGTCCTTGGCCGAGCACGTGCGCGGCGCCGCGCGCGATCCCGAGGAGATCGGCCAGCTGCACGGCCGCACTCGCGGCAACCCGTTCTTCTTGTTGCAGATGCTGAGCCAGCCTGCCGGCGCTCGGCCTTCGCTACCGCCGGCGGTCACCGACGTCGTCTTGGCGCGCGTCGGCGGCGTCGACGAGCACGCCCTCGAAGTGCTCACCGCCGCCGCCGTGCTCGGCGATCGGTTCGACACGAGCACCCTCGCTGTTGCGCTGCAGGAGTTGCACGCGCCCCGCGCGGTCGTCGACGGCTTGGGCGTCACCCTCGAGCGCGCCACCCAGGCGCAGCTGCTCGACGAGTCGTCCACCGTCCTCGGCCGCTATCGGTTCAGCCACGACCTGGTGTGGGAGACGCTCGTCGGCGAGCTGGGCGTGAACCGTCGGGCGCAACAGCACTTGGCGGCCGCGGCTGCCATCGTTGCGGTCCGCGGCGACGGCGACGACCAGGTGCAAGCCCTCGCCGCCCATCTCGACGCTGCCGGTGACCTCGCGCCGGTCGGGCGGGCGGCGGAGCTCGCCTTGCGCGCGGCCCAGGCTGCGGCACACCGCCATGCCCCCGACGACGCGCTGGGCCACGTCGAGCGCGGGCTGGCCCGCCTCCCCGCCACGACGGAACACGACGAAGTGCGCTTCGGTCTGCTGCTGGTGCAAGCCGACGCGCATGCCACCCGCATGGATCTCACGGCCCATCGCAGCGCGGTGCTCGACGCGGTCGCGGTCGCTCGCCGGTTGCCGCGACGATCCGCGTTGGCCGAAGCGCTGGCACGCAACACCGTCTTGCCGCCGATGGGCATCATCGACCGCGAGCTGCTCGACGCGAAGTACGAAGCGATCGAGGCGCTCGCGCCCGGTCCGGATCCACGTCGCGTCGACCTGCTCGTGAGCGCGTCCTACCAACGGGCGATCGGGGGCGACGGCTGGGCCGCCGCGCACGACGCGCACCTGGCGGTCGACGAAGCGCGGGCGCTGGGTGAGTCGAAGCCGCTGGCTGCTGCGCTGTACGGAGTGGCGGCCGCGGCGCTCGGCCAACCCGACTTGGCGGCGCAGGCAGCTGTGGTGGACGAGCTCACGGCGCACGGACTCGACCGCACGGATCTGCCGTTCGAGTACGACCCGCGTCGCTTCCGGGCGCTGGTGCGCCTGGCCACCGGCGACCGGCCGGGGTTCGAGGCCGACGCGGACGGTCTCGGTCGTTTCGGTGAGAGCCTCGACTCGACGTTCCTGCGCAGCTTGGCGGCGGAGTGGCGCACTCTCACAGCGCTGCTCGATGCCCGACTCGACGACGCGGAAGCGCTGGCGACCGAAGTGCTCGCCGTCGCCGGCGACGACCCCAACTTCCTGCTCGGCTTCTTGGTGCACCTGGCCGCGATCCGAGCAGAGCAGGACCGGGCCGCCGAGGTGCTCCCGATGGTGCACGACGCGCTCGGCGACCACCCCGACCTCGCCGTGCTGCGGGTGCTCGGCGGGTGGCTGTACGCCGCTGCCGGCGACCACGACGCGGCGCTCGGCCTCGCCGGCGACGTGCTCGACCACGATCTGGCGGCGGTACCGGGCGACTGGCTGCGCCCGGCCACGTTGGCGTGGCTCACGCCTATCGCGCTCGCGGCCGGGCCGGCGGCCGCGGCAGACCTCGCCCGCCACTTGGAGCCGTACCGGGGTCAGCTGCTGATCGTCGGGGCGGGGACCATCGTCGTGGGTGCCGCAGACCGGTTCCGCGGATCGCTCCTCGGCGCAACCGGCGCCGTCGACGCGGCCGTGGCGGCCTTGACCGCCGCTGCGGCGCTGAGCGAGCGCGTGCAGGCTCCGGCCCTCACCGCCCATACGCAGCTCGACCACGCGGAGCTCGTGCTCGGTGGCGACGATCCGTCCGCCGGCCACCAAGCGACGGAGATGATCGATCACGCCGACGCCACCGGCCGGCGCCACCGTCTGGCGTGGGTGCGCCAGCGCGCCCGTGAGCTGCGCCAGCAGCTCTGA
- a CDS encoding nuclear transport factor 2 family protein, translating to MALPARMDETHPLLASVLRFYRYLELRDLARLGQLLDDDAVWIAATGPPPGMSLHGRHEILTHLARRINDSGGTFTARAVEVFCGGDGSVIVVQEEPDEAGADPATTALVRIEGRAAMSRIVTFSAAHRTENP from the coding sequence GTGGCCCTCCCGGCGCGGATGGACGAGACCCACCCGCTGTTGGCCTCGGTCCTGCGGTTCTACCGGTACTTGGAGCTGCGTGACCTGGCCCGCCTGGGCCAGCTGCTCGACGACGACGCCGTCTGGATCGCCGCGACCGGCCCGCCGCCCGGCATGTCCCTGCACGGCCGCCACGAGATCCTCACCCACCTCGCGCGGCGCATCAACGACAGCGGTGGCACCTTCACGGCCCGCGCAGTCGAGGTGTTCTGCGGCGGCGACGGCTCGGTGATCGTCGTGCAGGAGGAGCCCGACGAAGCGGGCGCGGACCCAGCCACGACCGCGCTCGTGCGCATCGAAGGCCGCGCCGCCATGTCGAGGATCGTGACGTTTTCGGCCGCGCACCGTACCGAGAATCCGTAG
- a CDS encoding GNAT family N-acetyltransferase, which yields MPELVPLDAAHARAVLAFELANRAYFARAISDRGDQYFADFHHELDERLAEQAAGGAAFYVLVDDDGSVLGRFNLNRIHDGVAELGYRVAERAAGKGVATRTVVQLGDIATAEHGLHRLRAACSDANVASRKVLTNAGFTEVGRADPSDIGGKQGSWFERDLRADP from the coding sequence ATGCCCGAGCTCGTACCACTGGACGCCGCGCACGCGCGGGCCGTGCTGGCCTTCGAGCTCGCCAACCGCGCGTACTTCGCCCGCGCGATCTCCGATCGGGGCGACCAGTACTTCGCGGACTTCCACCACGAGCTCGACGAGCGGTTGGCCGAGCAGGCCGCCGGCGGCGCGGCGTTCTACGTCCTCGTCGACGACGACGGTTCGGTGCTCGGACGCTTCAACCTGAACCGCATCCACGATGGAGTCGCCGAGTTGGGGTACCGGGTCGCGGAACGCGCCGCCGGCAAGGGCGTGGCGACCCGCACGGTCGTGCAGTTGGGCGACATCGCGACGGCTGAGCACGGGCTGCACCGGCTGCGCGCGGCGTGCTCCGACGCGAACGTCGCGTCGCGAAAGGTGCTGACCAACGCCGGCTTCACCGAAGTGGGCCGAGCGGACCCGTCCGACATCGGCGGCAAACAGGGCAGCTGGTTCGAGCGTGACCTACGCGCCGATCCGTGA
- a CDS encoding site-specific DNA-methyltransferase: MGARENHDASAFYGRFRPPELSTETDVPPPAPVANPFVHGDSRSMDQVADGSVALVVTSPPYFAGKQYEEELDREGVPSSYLEYLGLLTDVFAECARKLEPGGRIAVNVANLGRRPYRSLSADVIRILEHDLGLLLRGELVWQKGEGASGSCAWGSFRSAANPVLRDLTERVIVASKGRFDRAQTTKARAAKGLPHRSTLGADDFMALTLDLWEIPPESARRVGHPAPFPVELPEQLISLYTFEDDLVLDPFMGSGSTLVAAAMLGRRYVGYDLDPSYVALAEQRVADALAATAPGPTRGGDRVGDGQVDGGQVDDSQVDDSQVDDRQVDDRQVDGGLIDGGLSARKLAEAAVTEAGFTIERTNRPLAGTAVAVSIVATDARGSSWYFDVAGPHTRRRGGLARAEQVWRTIGRAAAVRGRDPAAPPFVVLTTELPRRRTDGDTALRAAGPGLLFDVVDLRSHDARARLAAYAAAPGSPDPLAGFWTTGDLDGRHT, encoded by the coding sequence GTGGGAGCGCGCGAGAACCACGACGCCAGCGCGTTCTACGGCCGCTTCCGGCCGCCCGAGCTGTCGACCGAGACTGACGTGCCCCCGCCCGCTCCGGTCGCCAACCCCTTCGTGCACGGCGACTCGCGGTCGATGGATCAGGTCGCCGACGGCTCGGTGGCGCTCGTCGTGACGTCGCCCCCCTACTTCGCCGGCAAGCAGTACGAGGAAGAGCTCGACCGAGAGGGCGTGCCGAGCTCTTACCTCGAGTACCTCGGGCTGCTCACCGATGTGTTCGCCGAGTGCGCCCGCAAGCTCGAGCCCGGAGGCCGAATCGCGGTCAACGTGGCGAACCTCGGCCGACGCCCGTACCGGAGCCTGTCAGCCGACGTGATCCGCATTCTCGAGCACGACCTCGGCCTGCTGCTGCGAGGCGAGCTGGTGTGGCAAAAGGGCGAAGGCGCGAGCGGCTCGTGCGCGTGGGGGTCGTTCCGCAGCGCCGCCAACCCGGTGCTGCGCGACCTCACCGAGCGGGTGATCGTGGCGAGCAAGGGCCGGTTCGACCGTGCGCAGACGACCAAGGCTCGCGCCGCCAAGGGCCTCCCCCACCGCAGCACGTTGGGCGCCGACGACTTCATGGCGCTCACGCTCGACTTGTGGGAGATCCCGCCCGAGAGCGCCCGGCGGGTGGGCCACCCTGCGCCGTTCCCGGTCGAGCTGCCCGAGCAGCTCATCTCGCTGTACACGTTCGAGGACGACCTCGTGCTCGACCCGTTCATGGGCAGCGGATCGACGTTGGTGGCCGCTGCGATGCTCGGACGCCGGTACGTCGGCTACGACCTCGACCCGTCCTATGTCGCGCTCGCCGAACAACGAGTGGCCGATGCCCTGGCAGCCACCGCCCCGGGCCCGACGCGCGGCGGCGACCGGGTCGGCGACGGACAGGTCGACGGCGGACAGGTCGACGACAGCCAGGTCGACGACAGCCAGGTCGACGACAGGCAGGTCGACGACAGGCAGGTCGACGGCGGGCTGATCGACGGCGGGCTGTCGGCCCGCAAGCTCGCCGAGGCTGCCGTGACCGAAGCCGGCTTCACGATCGAGCGCACGAACCGACCGCTCGCGGGCACGGCGGTGGCCGTGTCGATCGTTGCCACCGACGCGCGCGGATCCAGTTGGTACTTCGACGTGGCCGGTCCCCACACCCGGCGCCGCGGCGGGCTGGCGCGCGCCGAGCAGGTCTGGCGCACGATCGGACGGGCCGCCGCGGTGCGTGGCCGCGACCCCGCCGCGCCACCGTTCGTCGTGTTGACCACCGAGCTCCCCCGCCGCCGCACCGACGGCGACACGGCGTTGCGCGCGGCGGGACCAGGCCTGTTGTTCGACGTGGTCGACCTGCGTAGCCACGACGCGCGCGCACGGCTGGCGGCGTACGCCGCCGCGCCGGGATCACCGGATCCGCTGGCCGGCTTCTGGACGACCGGCGACCTCGACGGGCGACACACCTGA